Part of the Ornithinimicrobium flavum genome, GGACGACCCCGGAGCGCACCCGGGACACGAGGTCGGCGAACGCCAGGTCGCGCGTCCGCCCGATCTCCGCCCGCTCGACCTCCTCCGGCAGCCAGGTCCGCGCCCACCCCAGGTCCGCGCCGACCAGCGGTGGTCCGGCCGTCTCGCGTCCCCGGTGGTCCACCCTCACGGTGCGCCACACCCCCTGCCCGTCCCGGGTCGCGACCGGGCACGGGACGACGTCCAGCCACTCGTGGGCGAGCACCAGCGTGTCCTCGAGGTCGTGCAGGTCGTGGGGGAGGGAACCGCCGCCCGGGGCGACCAGCCACTCGTGGACGTCCAGGTCGGGGGGAGCGGGCACGACGTCGACACCGGTCAGCCGGAGGGCCGGGTCGAGGTCCCGCACGTGGCGGAGGAACTCACCCCGTCCGCAGCCGACGTCGACCAGGCGGGTGCACCCGTGCCGGCGGGCGAGGGCCACCACGGCCTGCGCGAGCACCTCACCACCGCCGGGGACCCCCTGGGCCGAGGTGGCGAAGTGGGACGCCGGGGCGTGCAGGCGGTAGAAGCCCTCCTGGCCGTAGAGCGCGTCGCGCCAGGCGCGCTCCCAGGTCTGCACTCGTCCGTCCACGGCACTAGGGTGCATCACCGTGGAGCTCCTCGACGTCGGCCGGATCGTGCTCGGTGTCATCCTCCTGGTCGGCGGCGGAGAGCTGCTGGTGCGCGGGGCGTCGTCCCTGGCCGTCCGGGCGGGGATGTCGTCGCTGGTCGTGGGACTCACCGTCGTCGCGGCCGCGACCTCGGCCCCTGAGCTCGCGGTGACCACGGGGGCGGTCCTGGACGGCGAGACGGCCCTGGCGATCGGCAACGTCGTGGGGTCCAACATCGCCAACGTCCTGCTCATCCTGGGGATCTCTGCCCTCGCAGCCCCGCTGGTGGTGAGGAGGGTGCTCGTCCGTATGGACGTCCCCGTCCTGGTCGGGCTGTCCCTGCTCACCCTGGTGCTGGCCCTCGACGGCGAGATCGGCCGGGGGGACGGGGTGGTGCTGCTGGTGCTGCTCGTCGCCCACGCGGCGGTGGCGATCGTCGTGAGCCGACGGGACCCGATCGTGGCGGGGGAGCAGCCTGCTGCCGAGGACTCCTCCGGGCCAGGTGTCCTCGTCTCGGTCGCTCTGGTCGTCATCGGCGTCGGGCTGCTGGTCCTGGGTGCTCGCGTCCTGGTTGCAGGTGCGGTGAGCATCGCGACCGGGCTGGGGGTGAGCGGGCTCGTCGTCGGGCTGACCGTCGTGGCCGTCGGCACCTCCCTGCCCGAGCTCGCGACCTCGGTCATCGCCACGATCCGCGGCGAGCGCGACCTCGCCGTCGGCAACATCGTCGGGAGCTGCATCTTCAACCTCGGGATGGTGCTGGGTCTTCCGGCGCTCCTCGCCCCCGGCGGGCTGGCCGTCCCCGCGGCGGCCGTCGCGCTGGACCTGCCGCTCATGATCGCCACCGCCGTGGCGCTGGCGCCGGTCGTCTTCACCGGCTACCGGGTGGGTCGGCGCGAGGGCGGTCTCTTCCTGCTCCTCTACGCCGCCTACGTGGGCTACGTCGTGCTGGACGCCACGAGCCACGACGCCCTCGAGGGCTTCACCACCATCATGGTGATCTTCGTGCTGCCGCTGGTCGTCCTGGCGCTCGTCGGTGCCGTGGCCTACGACCTGGGCCGCCGCAAGGAGCGGCGGCTGGCTGCCCGGGCGCAGCCCTCCGACTGAGATCGACGTCGTTTTCCTGCTAGACCCCCGACCCTGAGCGGCGCAGGATGGGACCGTGACCCCGATGCACCTCGACCCCGACCGTTGCGTCGCCGCCGTGCGCAGCAAGGACGCACGGTTCGACGGCTGGTTCGTCACCGGGGTGGTCTCGACCGGCATCTACTGCCGCCCCAGCTGTCCGGCCATCACCCCCAAGGTCCGCAACATGCGCTTCTACCCCAGCGCCGCGGCCGCCCAGGGTGAGGGGTTCCGTGCCTGCCGGCGGTGCCGGCCCGACGCCACCCCCGGCTCGCCGGAGTGGGGGGCGCGCAGCGACCTGGTCGCCCGCGCCGTGCGGCTCGTCGCCGACGGCGTCGTCGACCGGGAAGGGGTCGTGGGGCTGTCCCGGCGGCTCGGCTACTC contains:
- a CDS encoding SAM-dependent methyltransferase gives rise to the protein MDGRVQTWERAWRDALYGQEGFYRLHAPASHFATSAQGVPGGGEVLAQAVVALARRHGCTRLVDVGCGRGEFLRHVRDLDPALRLTGVDVVPAPPDLDVHEWLVAPGGGSLPHDLHDLEDTLVLAHEWLDVVPCPVATRDGQGVWRTVRVDHRGRETAGPPLVGADLGWARTWLPEEVERAEIGRTRDLAFADLVSRVRSGVVLAVDYGHTLTDRPRHGTLTGFRGGREVPAVPDGSCDLTAHVAVDSLGAGTPRGGTDACRLLLQREALIDLLPDPPPAAPVPHELARLEPAAYLAALARRGALAALTARGGPGDFWWVVALVRPDA
- a CDS encoding calcium/sodium antiporter, yielding MELLDVGRIVLGVILLVGGGELLVRGASSLAVRAGMSSLVVGLTVVAAATSAPELAVTTGAVLDGETALAIGNVVGSNIANVLLILGISALAAPLVVRRVLVRMDVPVLVGLSLLTLVLALDGEIGRGDGVVLLVLLVAHAAVAIVVSRRDPIVAGEQPAAEDSSGPGVLVSVALVVIGVGLLVLGARVLVAGAVSIATGLGVSGLVVGLTVVAVGTSLPELATSVIATIRGERDLAVGNIVGSCIFNLGMVLGLPALLAPGGLAVPAAAVALDLPLMIATAVALAPVVFTGYRVGRREGGLFLLLYAAYVGYVVLDATSHDALEGFTTIMVIFVLPLVVLALVGAVAYDLGRRKERRLAARAQPSD